In the genome of Bacteroidota bacterium, the window CCGATGCAGAGTTTCAGTTAGCCGAGGCGCAACGAGCCATGAAGAATAGTGAGAAGCTTTATAAAGACAAAGTGATATCAGAGCAGGAGTATTTGCAAACCAAAAACAACTACGAATACCAAAATAAACGATTGAAGCTTTTACAAAAAGCGTTGGTACAGGATTCAGTATCAACTGCTGACCAGATAACCCAAATGACAGCTTCGGTAAACCGTATGCAGCAACACCTTGAATTGGTTCGCAAGAAGAACGAAGGACTTACCATTGTTGCGCCTGTGGCCGGACAGCTATCAAATTTTGACAGTGAAATTGGTGAAACGAAGGCCAAAGGGCAAAATATCGCTTCGATAGATGTATCAAAAGGGTTTAAAGTGAGGGCAAATATTGATGAACTATACATTGCCCGCACCTATGTGGGGCAATATGCTTTTTGCGAGTGGGACGGGAAGGAGTACCGGTTGGAAGTGCTGAAGATATATCCGCAAGTAACCAACGGTTTGTTTGCCATTGATTTAAAGTTTAGCGAAGACGCTCCCGAAACCTTGAAACGCGGGCAAAACATATCGCTTAAACTGCAAATGAGTGCAAAAACACAAAGTTTGGTGATAGAAAGGGGAGGGTTTTACCAGAAAACAGGGGGCGCATGGATTTTTGTACTTGCAGATAATGGTAAAACGGCTGAAAAAAGAGCCATAAAAGTGGGCAGGCAAAATCCCCAATATTTTGAAATACTGGAGGGATTAAAAGTGGGTGAACAAGTAATTATATCGAGCTACGAAAATTTTGGAGAGAAAACAGTGCTTGAATTTTAGTACTGCATATAAAGGATAAATACTAACTGTGATACAATCAGACTATGATAAAAACAATAAACCTGAGCAAAATGTACCAAACCGATGAGGTAGAAACCATATCACTGGATAAAATAAACCTTACCGTGAGAGAGGGAGAATTTTTGGCAGTTATGGGGCCTTCGGGGTGCGGTAAATCTACCTTGTTGAATATTTTGGGATTAATAGATAACCCGTCATCAGGCGAGTTTTATTTTTTGGGTAAAGAAGTATCCAATTATACCGAACGCCAAAGGGCCGAACTAAGAAAACAAAATGTGGGGTTTATTTTTCAGAGTTTTAACCTGATAGATGAACTGACTGTTCAGGAAAATATCGAGCTGCCTTTGTTGTATCAAAAACTATCGGCCACAGAGAGGAAAAAACGAGCCGTAGAGGTGATGGAAAAGTTGCAGATAGCCCATAGGGCAAAGCATTTTCCGCAACAGTTATCAGGCGGGCAGCAGCAACGTGTGGCCGTAGCAAGGGCAGTAATTACCCAACCCAAACTAATACTGGCCGATGAGCCTACCGGAAACCTTGATAGCCGAAACGGGGACGAAGTAATGGACATTATCAAATCGTTGAATGCGCTGGGCACAACGGTGATAATGGTAACCCACTCGCCCGAGCACGCCCAACACGCCGAGCGTGTGGTGAACTTGTTTGACGGGAAATTATTAACCGAAACCGAAAAAGCATTAATGTAATCCCAATCCCTGTAAAACTCAAACCTATGATTAAGAATTATTTACTTACAGGATTACGGAATATTTATAAAAACAAAACGGTATCGTTTATAAATATTTTCGGGTTGGCCGTGGGTATCTCATCGTGCATACTTATTTTCTTATACGTGAGTAACGAATTGAGTTACGACCGAAATCATACAAAGGCTGATAGGATTTACCGTATCACCTCTATTCTTAACCTTTCGGGGCAAGATGATAACCTCAGTTACAGTTCATATATGTTAACCCCTACTTTGAAGGCTGATTACCCCGAAGTAGAAGAGGCGGTTAGGTTAAGTCCGCTGCCAAAGCAAACCCTTTGGTACGGTGATAAGGTATTTCAAGTAGAGCGAATCTATTTTACCGACCCTGAGTTTTTCAAAATATTTGATTACGAATTTTTAGCAGGAAACCCTGCCACGGCACTTCAAGAGCCGCAAACCATTGTCATAACCGATGAGCTTGCCCGCACCTTTTTTGGCACCACCGAAGGGGTGCTGGGCAAAATGCTCAAGTTTACCCTTAAGAGCTATAAAATAACGGGCATCATCAAGCACAAACCTGATGTATCACACATCGTCCCAAATGCGCTGATATCAATCAGCTCGATGCATCCAAATTTAGTAGAAGCCCTAACCCGCGATTGGTTTTATATGCAACAAACCAATTACGTATTGTTTAAACAACCGATTGATAAAACAACTGTTGAGGCCAAGCTGGCCGCGATGGTGCAAAAGGTTATTATTCCTTGGTTGAAGAGCGAAAATGTAAACGGCAGTATCACTTATAAATTACAACCCTTGTTGGATATACGTTTAAACAGCGGCGACTTTAAACATGAGTATGCCCAAACAACCAAAAAATCTAACATCTATATATTTTCATCTATTGGTTTTTTAATTCTGGTGATTGCGTGTATCAATTACCTGAACCTTGCCACGGCGCGTTCAGCGCGCCGTAGCCGCGAGGTTGGTATTCGTAAAACGGCGGGTGCAAGTCGTAGCCAATTATTTTTCCAATTTATTGGTGAGTCAGTATTAACTGTGATATTCAGTTTAATTATTGCCCTGTGTTTTGTTGAGCTGTTATTACCCGGGTTTAATTATTTGTCGGGTAAAGAACTAAACCTTGATTTCAGCTTAGGATTAATCGGTGTATTAGCAGTAGGGGCACTTTTGGTAGGCATTTTTGCAGGCTTATACCCCGCGTGGTTTCTATCAGGGTTTCAGCCTGTAAAGGTGCTTAAAACAGGACAGATACCGGGTTCGGGGTCGGCAATATTCCGTAAACTATTAGTAACCGTTCAGTTTGCCATTGCTGTATTTATGATAAGCTGCACCCTGATAGTGTACGGACAAATGCAGTACATGAAAAACAAAAATCCGGGGTTTGACAATCAACGGGTACTGGCATTCAGAGTGCCCGGAGCCGATACCACATTTATCGAAAAATTTGATGTGATGAAGACTGAACTGATGGGTAACCCCAATGTTCAGAAAGTATCACTTGCCAGCCAAGTTCCCGGTGAATTTGGAGGTAAAATATTGCAATACATTAATTATAAAGGCAAGGCCGAAGAAC includes:
- a CDS encoding HlyD family efflux transporter periplasmic adaptor subunit, with the translated sequence MDRPIDNKTAKWRKKGITAVVVLGILALLYSFYASAGKPSSFKADKDKISVSKVEMKEFQEFIPADGVVVPLKTVVLDALESGVVREKFVEDGTQVTEGQPLLRLDNTDLQLDLLNKEAQVLDLLNNIRNSRNTLEQNKTNRLTQLADAEFQLAEAQRAMKNSEKLYKDKVISEQEYLQTKNNYEYQNKRLKLLQKALVQDSVSTADQITQMTASVNRMQQHLELVRKKNEGLTIVAPVAGQLSNFDSEIGETKAKGQNIASIDVSKGFKVRANIDELYIARTYVGQYAFCEWDGKEYRLEVLKIYPQVTNGLFAIDLKFSEDAPETLKRGQNISLKLQMSAKTQSLVIERGGFYQKTGGAWIFVLADNGKTAEKRAIKVGRQNPQYFEILEGLKVGEQVIISSYENFGEKTVLEF
- a CDS encoding ABC transporter ATP-binding protein yields the protein MIKTINLSKMYQTDEVETISLDKINLTVREGEFLAVMGPSGCGKSTLLNILGLIDNPSSGEFYFLGKEVSNYTERQRAELRKQNVGFIFQSFNLIDELTVQENIELPLLYQKLSATERKKRAVEVMEKLQIAHRAKHFPQQLSGGQQQRVAVARAVITQPKLILADEPTGNLDSRNGDEVMDIIKSLNALGTTVIMVTHSPEHAQHAERVVNLFDGKLLTETEKALM
- a CDS encoding FtsX-like permease family protein, which gives rise to MIKNYLLTGLRNIYKNKTVSFINIFGLAVGISSCILIFLYVSNELSYDRNHTKADRIYRITSILNLSGQDDNLSYSSYMLTPTLKADYPEVEEAVRLSPLPKQTLWYGDKVFQVERIYFTDPEFFKIFDYEFLAGNPATALQEPQTIVITDELARTFFGTTEGVLGKMLKFTLKSYKITGIIKHKPDVSHIVPNALISISSMHPNLVEALTRDWFYMQQTNYVLFKQPIDKTTVEAKLAAMVQKVIIPWLKSENVNGSITYKLQPLLDIRLNSGDFKHEYAQTTKKSNIYIFSSIGFLILVIACINYLNLATARSARRSREVGIRKTAGASRSQLFFQFIGESVLTVIFSLIIALCFVELLLPGFNYLSGKELNLDFSLGLIGVLAVGALLVGIFAGLYPAWFLSGFQPVKVLKTGQIPGSGSAIFRKLLVTVQFAIAVFMISCTLIVYGQMQYMKNKNPGFDNQRVLAFRVPGADTTFIEKFDVMKTELMGNPNVQKVSLASQVPGEFGGKILQYINYKGKAEERLMNIYGVDDEFLELMKIPITQGRNFNKESLADDTGAFIVNQAAIREFGWDKPFDVSLKNGFGYDGKVVGVINDYHFMPMQQPIEPMVLVRKRGSVGGGVMLLKLGEHNTKETVAFVEGVWKKYSKKYPTEYFFVDENFNSKYEAEDKRLKIFGYFSIVAIIVACLGLFGLVSYSIEQRTKEIGIRKVIGASTLQVAYVLIKSYLLLILLAIVIAIPCAYMYMNKWLTGFAYHINPEVKYFVLAVFVAAAIALGTMLWQALRAACLNPANSLRYE